One genomic window of Eriocheir sinensis breed Jianghai 21 chromosome 57, ASM2467909v1, whole genome shotgun sequence includes the following:
- the LOC126984342 gene encoding zinc finger protein 157-like, with amino-acid sequence MQLRRRPPLSVPASLGGHKPFPRPPQLPKAPPARPRHPRHPGISCSQLPSSPEARRAQKVLKRALSSAAATPASTALPTTQPPAALPRVWSSGATLERPQYSIQLPGGFWQDLLTPPPVWTTTAESSGAVEAPKQGSNMSSRDQQEKHLAADTSVQKVERKLECQVCGKTFRFKSDLTRHSVTHTGVRDFECTVCGKKFSQKPHLSKHVLTHTGVRDYECTVCAKKFSVKFALMRHSLTHTGVRNHECQECGKKFAQKYHLNQHILTHTY; translated from the exons ATGCAGCTGCGG CGGCGGCCTCCCCTCAGCGTCCCTGCGTCCCTCGGCGGCCACAAGCCCTTCCCCAGGCCTCCCCAGCTCCCCAAGGCGCCCCCAGCACGCCCCCGGCACCCACGTCACCCTGGGATCTCCTGCAGCCAGCTCCCTTCTTCACCTGAGGCGCGGCGAGCCCAGAAG GTGTTGAAGCGGGCCTTGAGCAGTGCTGCGGCCACTCCCGCCAGCACGGCCCTCCCCACCACACAGCCTCCCGCAGCACTCCCGCGTGTGTGGTCGTCAGGTGCAACGCTGGAGCGGCCACAGTACTCCATCCAACTTCCCGGCGGGTTCTGGCAAGACCTGCTGACGCCGCCTCCCGTGTGGACGACTACTGCCGAGAGTAGTGGTGCCGTGGAGGCCCCGAAGCAGGGAAGCAACATGAGCAGCCGGGACCAGCAGGAGAAGCATCTCGCCGCAGACACCTCCGTCCAGAAGGTGGAGCGGAAGCTGGAGTGTCAGGTGTGCGGTAAGACCTTCCGCTTCAAGAGCGACCTCACCAGACACTCTGTCACCCACACTGGCGTCAGAGATTTTGAATGCACGGTGTGCGGCAAGAAGTTCTCGCAGAAGCCCCACCTCAGCAAACACGTCCTGACACACACCGGTGTCAGGGATTATGAGTGCACCGTGTGCGCCAAGAAGTTCAGTGTTAAGTTCGCCCTCATGCGCCACTCCCTCACCCACACCGGTGTCAGAAACCATGAATGTCAAGAGTGTGGGAAAAAGTTTGCTCAAAAGTACCACCTCAATCaacacatcctcacacacacctATTAG